The genomic interval AAGGAAAAAGTTGAAGAATTATTGCAGATTACCGGACTGGGTTATGTGAGAAATCAAAAAGCAAAATTGTTGTCTGGCGGAGAAAAGCAGCGGACTGCTATTGCCAAATCACTGGCCGAAGAACCGGATGTGCTGTTACTGGATGAACCTTTTGCGCATTTGGATAATCATAACCGCAGAGTATTAGCAGATGCCATTGAAAATTTGCGGCAGCAGCAGAAAATGAGCTGTATTTTCGTTACACACGAAGCCTCCGATGCATTGGCCTGGTCGGACAGAGTTGCAGTGCTTCAATTTGGAAAAATTATCCAGATTGGAACACCTCAGGAAATTTACAATCAGCCTGTTAATAGTTATGTGGCCGAACTTACAGGAGATATAAACTGGCTTGCAGGAAATGTTCAGAACAAAAAAGCATTTATACGTCCTGAGAAAATTAAAATAACCAAAAATCCTGAAAAAAGTAAATGGTATGGAACGGTAGATGCAATCCGTTTTCATGGAAACCACTGGGAAATCAGATGTACCAATGAAGATGGTTTACTTTCGTTTTACAGAAACAGGAAAGACCTGGAAGTAGGTGATATGGTGCATTTAACGTATGCAGCAAAAGATCTGATGCATGTTTAATGTAATATTTACAAGCTGAACCAGAAAGATATTTTAACAGCGAAAGGAGTTACCTGAGGGTTTTTGAGATAGGTAAGCCTGTGTATAAAATCAATTCTGCCGAACCTGAATATATTATCAATGCCGTAACCAAGTTCAACATAAGGAACGCGGTTCAGGCGGTTAAAAGTTTGTAATTCATTTCCTGCATCGTCTACCGAGGAAGTCAGTGCCAGGTTTTCATTACTTACATCTCCATAAAATATTTTTCCTGTTGCCAGCATACGCCATTTCAATTTCCTGATCGCCGGAATACGGTTAAACAGTAATCCCTCAAAATTATGTTCCATGCGTAACTGAATATAGCGGTCGCTGATAAATTCGAAATAATTCATCAGGTTAAAAGCATTGTCAACATAAAACAAGGATTCATTTCCCAGTGGCGTATACAGCAGCGGGTAAGGAACAGTAGAAGGTATATAACCCAGAGTAAGATTGTAGTAAGTTCTTCCAAGAATTCCGGAACGAAAACTGTGCTTGACGTTGAGGGAAAATTTCTGGTAATTGAAATCACCGGCAAGGAAATTTTTGATACCTGCCGTATATCTGAAAGTAACAGCAGGTGAATTCCCGTTTCCCATACTAATCCTTTCATTGTCATTCTGCAAGGAAAGTTTCTTTTCTTGCCAAACGCAGTTCAAAATTGAGTTCTGTAATGTCAAACGAACTTTTCAGAGGCGATTCTGCACCTTCATCAGGAGTAGTGCGATAAGCAAACGGGAACAAAGGGATGAAATTTCTGTGTCGTAACTGAACGCTTCCGGTTAATCCTTTTACCATTTCACGTTTAAAATAAGCCGAAATATCTTCCTGCCAGTAGGGCCTGCGAAAAGCACCAAATCTTGAAAAAGCGCCAAAAAGTGTATTTGGGCCAATTGTTTCAGCGGAAACGCCCAGCCTTTCCAGATCTTTTGAATAGGAAATACCAGCCATGGTCCATGGTTTTCTGGAAACGATATAATCCATTCCTGCACCGTATTTGAACTCATGGTCACGCGTCCCGTAAGCGCCGTAGCCATTAAAGATCCACTTTCGGCTAAATCCCGGATCTGTCCTGAATCCTAATCTGAAACGATGGCCCTCAACAGCATTGTTGGCATATAAAAATAAATAAGGGCCAATATCAATGTTCCATTTATCCAGTTTTTTGTACCCGTTTACAAAAATATTCAGAATCTCTGTGTACGTTTTGATGACGGGCAAAACCTTTAAAGAATCAACAAGCTGAAAACTTAAAATTTCAGAAGGAGTAAGGGACTCTGGCCTGCTTTTGGCCCAAAAAACAGAATCATGCTGCATGTAATCTTCCATGAGCTCGATACCTGTATCATAAAACTTGTTATCAAGCGGAGAATTGATCTTGTATTTTGAATTGGAAGAATAAAATTTAAGCAGCATTCCGGCTGTTTTTTTAGTGGGTTCATCCACATCTATCAAAACCCGGGTTTTGACCGGAACCCATCTTTTTTCAGTTTCAAAGTAGTCGTAAGATTGCTGGATTTTAATTTTATCTATAAAATTCAGGTTAGCTCTTTTCCCAACACTTACGTCCATTTGCGTAAGCGCAAAACTCTCCCCGTCTACCCAGAATGATCCGCTGAAAGCCAGATCCTGTTCATGCTTTGGTTCAAAATCAATCTGATAATCGTAGCGATTTCCATTAGAAGTACTGTCTGCCAGATAATATTCATAATATACTTTCCAGCTTTCGGCGATGGGAGAAACGAAGTCTTTTTCAAGAATGTTAAGCCAGTTGTTGTAAAAATTATATTGTTGAAAAGAGGAGCCTGTCAATTGGGAAACAAGGCTGCCATCGGTGAGGCCTACACCCGATACTTTGGTCTTGCGGATAATTTCCTTTTTCTTTTTCGGATCATTTCTGTAATAAACATTAGAAACAGATTCTGATATGAAAATCGGTATAACCGTTTCGCCATCTTCTCCTTTCACTTCATCGTATTTGTCTACGATATGAGTCATTTTCTGAATGGCCTTACGCTTCCTGAATTTATCCGAAAGATTATCAATATCAATCTGGATCTTGTTGTAACTCTCATATTCGTAAGCTCCCAGATTATCCTGATTATTTTGCTTTTTGTTGGCCATTATCTTACGCATGATGGCATAAGCAGGGTTTTCTCCGGCAAATATTCTTACTTCCCTCAATTGTAAAGAGCCTGGCATCAGCTGAATATCGATTGTTTGTTCAGCAAGGTTAGGTGCTATTGCTTTACTTTTTGTATCGTAACCTACATAAGTTACGAGCAAAGAGTCTGCCGGAAGAGTGTATTTTAATTGATAGAAACCATCAAAATTGGTAATTGCTCCTGAGGTTGAAGCTTTTACTGCAATATTAGCGAAGGGGATAGGATCACCGGAAGTAGCATCTGTAATCCGTCCTTTAATGATATAAGTAGTTTGGGAATAAGCTTTGGAAAAAAATCCTGCCGCAACAAAAAACAGAAAAAGTAATATTTTGTTCATATTTGATTCATGTCGTGCAAGTGTGGAATTCCATTACTTTTCTTTTTGGTTTTTCATTTTTTTCGTGATCTCATTATTTGATGTAATGTCGGCAGATGGCCGCAGAAAATGAACATCCAGCACAGCCTTTGGCCTCGCAAGATACTCGCGTATGAGCGTGCGGAATGAATAACCGTCCGGTACATCCTGTGCCGCAAACGAAATGGCATTAATTCCTTCATTACGTGCAATATACAGTGCCCTGGCATTGTGGAAGTTCTGGGAAATAATCGTGAAATTATCCTGGTTAAATACCTGCCTGCATCGCACAACCGAGTCGAAAGTGCGGAATCCTGCATAATCCAGCGTCATGACATTTTCAGGAACTCCCAGATTAAGCAATGCCTTTTTCATGTCCAGCGGCTCGTTATAATACTGTGAATCGTTATTTCCACTTAAAATAATATACTTGATCTTGCCTTCCTTAAACAAATGCGCAGTAGCTTCCATCCGGTATTTGAAAAAGAGGTTTTCCTTTCCTTTTTCTGTATTTCTGCTGGTTCCCAAAACAAGGGCTACATCATTACTTGGTAAACTTTCAATCGAAAAAAAATTGTACTGCCGCGTGTAATATACTATCCAGAAATTACACAGCAAGATGAAAACCAAGCAGATAAATACCAGGAAAATAATCGCTTTGAGCAAATTTTTCAATTCTGTAATTCGGGATAATCTTTAAGACTAACAACTGATTACCGGTTTCTGGTTCTCCAAACATTTTTGTCGTTTTGAACTATACGCCGGAACGTATACTTTTTGTTGCTGCCGGCGATGAAAAACCGGCAGCAGCAAAAAGTATTTTACATTGTTTTTCTATTCAAACAAACCTAACTGGCTTTTGCGTTTAGAGCCTTTCTTTGGTTCTTTCTTAGGTTTTAAAACCTTTTCATCTTCTTCGTTTTCGTCGGGTACGGCTTCCTCAGTTGCAGTTATATCCGGTATTTCTTCCGGAATAGCCTCCTGAATTACTTCATCCAGCGCTACAATATCTGCATCGGAAGTTCCATCCGTATCCTGGATTTCCTCAGCTTCTTCTACATTGTCCGCCACTTCTTCATTTGCTTCAGCCGGCTCAGAAATGATTTCATCAGGCAGGTCGGGTAGGGAAGGAAGCCAGCGTATTTCTTTGAATTTATCAAAAGGAAGTTTGTTTCCCATTGCTTTCCAACCACGGATTTCTACAATTTCCGCAATCAGATATTCTGTATTTACACGTTCGGTTTGAGCTGTTTTTGGTAATGAGATTTCCAGTTTTGGATATTTATCTGTACTGGCTAATAACAGCTTACTGTTTTTTGCATCACTGATAAACAGGAATTTCTTGTCTAGAGAAGAAGTTTCAATATGGAAACGTTTGATGAAATGCTGCTTCTGCCCTCCATCATAATAAACAGCAGTAATAGCGATTTTCGGATCGAATTTCTTAACAAGCAAGACCTCATTGGAAACATAGTGGTTCGTCAGGTCAAAACTGGTCAGCTCATAGGTTCCTTCTTTATATACGACCAAAATACTGTCTGACGCCTCAAAATTGCCCAGATATTCACCCCGTTCGTCCCGGTTTAATCTTCCTATAATCGGGTCAAACCATAAGTCTACACCACCTAATGTAGATCTTCCTGCCTGTTTCAGCGTAATTTTCCTGACCGAATATTTGGTCAGTACATTACCCATCGCACTGCGGTTTTTAATAAGCAGTTCAGCAAAATTGAAATCAAATTGCTTCACTTTTGCTTTGCTTTGGGCAGTAAGACTTAATGTGATAATTTCGGCTTCCCCATTTTCATTTGCGCTGAAATAGGTAATTTTCGATTTCGGGCTTCCCTGTGTAAGATCATACTCCCGGTCACGCGTTACGGCAGTTACCTGAAATCTCTTGCTGTATGAAACCCCGGTTTTGCCATCTACATAAATGAGGTTATACACCTTGCGCTCATCGTTCTTAACAAAAACTGCACAGTAAATAATATCCTTTCCGACAAACACCTTTTCCTGCGCTTTAACAACCAGGCATTTTCCATCGGTTTTGAAAACGATGATATCATCAATATCCGAGCAGTCCATCACATACTCGTCCTTTTTAAGCCCGTAACCTACAAAACCCTCAGCACGATTGACATACAGTTTCTGATTATTAGCGGCCACAATATTGGCTGAGATCTGATTGAAAGCACGTATTTCAGTTCTTCTTTCTCTTCCCTTGCCATATTTTTTCAATAAATCTCTAAAAAAAGCGATGGCAAAACGTGTGATATTAGCCAGGTTTTCCTCAGTTTCTGCCAATTCATCACTCCACTTCTTCATTTGCTCGTCGGCTTTGTAACCGTCGTATTTCGAGATCCGCTTGATCCTGATCTCTGTCAGTTCAACGATATCATCATCATTTATTTCCCTGTAAAACTGTGGTTTGAAAGGTTCCAGTCCCTTGTCAATTGTCCTGATAACGGCTTCGAAAGTTTCACATTCTTCAATATCACGGTATATACGGTTTTCAATAAATATTTTTTCAAGAGAACCATAAAGGATTTTTTCCAGCAACGCCAGCCGTTTGATTTCTAATTCACGCTGAAGAAGATGGACAGTTTGCTGGGTATTATATTTTAAAATTTCGGTAACACCAACAAAATGAGGCTTGTCTGCAATAATAATACAGGCATTAGGCGAAATGGATATTTCACAATCTGTAAATGCATAAAGTGCATCCATCGTAATATCCGGTGAAACTCCCGGAGCCAGATGCACCTGAATTTCCACATCCGCAGCGGTATTATCTACCACTTTCCTGATCTTTATTTTACCTCCGTCATTCGCTTTTACGATGGATTCAATCAGGGAAGTCGTTGTAATGCCAAATGGAATATCCCTGATCACAAGCATTTTCTTGTCTTCCTCCTCGATTCTGGCACGTACCCTTACTTTTCCACCTCGCTGGCCATCATTGTAATTGGAAACATCAACCTGGCCGCCAGTCAGGAAGTCGGGATAAATGGTTACGTCTTTGCCTTGTAAAATGCTAATGGACGCTTCTATCAGTTCGCAAAAATTATGCGGTAATATCTTGGTCGACAAACCTACCGCAATACCTTCCACACCAAGGGAAAGCGTCAGTGGGAATTTAACAGGAAGTGTTACAGGCTCCCGCTTACGGCCGTCATATGACAATTGCCATTCCGTAGTGGCATCATTGAAGACGATCTCTCTTGAAAACTTTGAAAGCCGGACCTCAATATAACGTGCAGCCGCAGCTCCGTCGCCGGTCCTGATATCACCCCAGTTACCTTGTGTATCAAAAAGCAGTTCCTTTTGTCCAAGGTTGACAATGGCATCGTAAATAGAAGCATCGCCATGCGGGTGAAACTGCATGGAGGAACCAACCACATTCGCAACTTTATTGAAGCGGCCGTCATCCATTTCGTTCAATGCATGCAGAATCCTGCGCTGAACCGGTTTTAACCCGTCTTCAATTGCAGGAACAGCGCGTTCCAGAATTACATAAGAGGCATAATCGAGAAACCAGCTTTCGTAAAGGCCCGAGATGGGTAATTTGTCGTGTAACTTGCTATCTTCTACGTCAGGCGTAGCTCCGTTTTCGTCCATAAATTGAGGAAGAACCAGGGTTTAAATATTCTGTAAATTTTATTAATGTTGTTTTCTTACCGGCTTTCGCGGAAGAACCAATGCATTTCAAAACAATGAAACAACTTGAAGAATTCCGGAAGAATTTCTGTTAAAAACACCGCTAATATACTAAATAAAGCGCTTATTTTTAGTTTTTCGGGCTGGTATCTGAGGCATTGATAACAGTCAGCAGTTCGCTGATCATCATAGCTGTTGCACCCCAGATTTTATAACCCTGAATTTCATAATGAGGAGCGTATACCTGTTCTCCCCTTATTTGTATATTGCTGGATCCGACAATATTTATGTTGGAAATTTCATCCAGTTTTATCTCAAAAATATCCTCTACTTCACGTGCATCAGGATAAAAATCCGGACGATAAGGAATGGTTGCAACTACGGGCAAAACAAAAAAGTTACTGGGTGGGATAAAAAGCTCTGTCAGGCTTCCCAGAATTTTTACGTCTGTCAGTCTGAGCCCGATTTCCTCCTGTGCTTCCCGTAAAGCTGTACGTATCAGATTTTCGTCACTCAGTTCATACCTCCCGCCGGGAAACGCTACTTGTCCGGAATGTACTCCGTCGTAAGCCGGACGGAGAATGAGAGGGAAATAAATTTCGTCCTTATGTGGATAGAATAAAATAAGAACGGCGCTTTTACGGGTCCGGTTATTGGGCTTAAAACTTAACCGGAGCGACGAAGTTGCCTGCATAATCCGGTGAGCCGACTCGCCTGGAAGCGGGTTTTTGAGATTTTGGGATATATGATTAATAAAGGACGAAAATGATCCTAGTATCATTATGAGTTTATATAGTTTGAATTGATGTCAGTACTGTATTAACAATGAGAATCAATACAGAGTTTCGAAGCTTTCCAATATAGCAATTTTTGAAAAAAAATCAAAATACATGCGCGTACAACTTTGCAAGTTGCTCAGCACAACGCTCACCGTCCATGGCAGCCGACATAATTCCTCCGGCATAACCGGCACCTTCCCCGCATGGAAATAAACCTTTAACTACCGGATGCTCGCAGGAATCTCTGTCCCTGGGTATTCTGACTGGTGAGGAAGTCCGGCTTTCAACTCCGATCAGCTGCGCATCATTGGATAAATATCCCTTCATTTTCCTGCCAAAATCTGCCAGCCCGTCACGCAGCGGATTGGAAATATTTGGTGGAAGTACTTCATACAGATCAACGGAATGTAAACCTGGCTGGTAAGAAGTTTCCTTCAATTCCGCAGATATTTTCATTTTTACAAAATCATTTGCCAGTTGTGCAGGAGCCGTTTGTGTAGTTCCTGCCAGATTACACGCTTTTTGCTCAATTTCTTTTTGAAACTGAAGTCCTGCCAATGCTCCAAATTCTTTATAAGGGGCAATATCTTCTTCTTCAACAGAAACCACAATCCCTGAATTAGCATAAGGTGAATCCCTGCGGGAAGGTGACATACCGTTCACAACAAGTTCGCCGGGAGATGTGGCAGCGGGAACAATAAACCCACCCGGACACATACAAAACGAAAATACGCCACGCTGAATACCTTTGTACCGTGTTTGCGTAACCAGGCTGTACGAAGCGGCCGGCAGATAAGGGCCACGATCCGTTTCACAATGGTATTGGATTTTGTCAATTACACGTTGCGGATGCTCGATGCGGACACCCATCGCAAATGACTTACTTTCGATCAGGATATTTTTGTCATTCAGCAATTCATAAATATCGCGTGCAGAATGGCCGGTTGCCAGAATCACACCAATGCCGGTATGTTCTTTGCTGTCATCAGTAATGACTCCTTTCAGTTCATTTTGTTCCAGTATCAGATCCGTAACCTTAGTGTCAAAATGAATTTCACCGCCTGCTTTCAGGATGCTTTCACGCATTTCTGCTACAACAACAGGCAGTTTATTGGTGCCGATATGAGGATGCGTATCGACAAGGATCTGTTCACTTGCACCGTGCCCTACAAATATTTCAAGCACTCTGCGGATATCACCTCTTTTATTTGATCTTGTATATAATTTTCCATCGGAATAAGTCCCGGCACCACCTTCGCCAAAGCAGTAATTGGATTCCGGATTAACAATATGCTCTTTGTTGATCGCTGCCAGATCACGTCTTCGGGCACGGACATCTTTGCCTCTTTCAAAAAGCACAGGTTTGATACCCAGTTCGATAAGCCGTAATGCTGCAAACATTCCTGCCGGACCGCATCCTACAACCAAAGCCTTTGGGCGCTGGCTCACATCCGGATAATTGAGATTGAAGCTGATCAGTGAAGGCGGCAGTTCATTTACATACACTTCTGCCTGCACATTCACTTTAACCTGTTTGCTCCGTGCATCGATAGATTGCCGTGTTCTGCGGATTACTGGATTTTCATCTTTATTCAGACGTAGTTTTTTGATGATAAACTGACGGAGATTCTCGTCGTCAAGCGCTACTTCAGGAAGTAGAGTTAATTGAAGTGTCTGGTGCATTTGGAAAGGGATTTATCCTTTAAGGACGCAAAGATAATAAATCCGGGTTTTGGAATGCATTTCACATTTTGAGAAGTCGGATAAAACAGGGAATTTTAGGTTTAATCCTATTATCTGATTTTATGAAATCCAATTACAAACACTTATATCTTTTATTGTTCATATACTTTTTGTCCTTTCCTGTTTTTGCACAAAGCATTAAGATACTGACCAACCATATAGGCTACGAAAATACGAATGTAAAAAGAGCTGTTGTGCTGGCTGAAAGTAAATTATCTATTCCGGTATTTCAAATAATAGATATTGCATCCGGAAAGGTGGTGTACAATGGTAAAACGCAATTCAGCGGCCCGGTTGCCAAATGGAAAAACTGGCTATTCTGGACAATTGATTTCAGTGATGTCAAAACGGAAGGAAATTATAAAGTTCAGGTAATAAACGCAGGAAAGACAATTTCTTCCTATCCTTTTGTAATTGGAAAAAATGTACTGGAATCGGCTACCTTATCCAACGTAATTTATTATTTCAAAGGACAACGAAGCTCGGGATTACTGGATAAAGCGGATCATCATTTGTTATTAAAAGGCCAGACGAAAGATACGGTTGATGTACACGGTGGCTGGTATGATGCTTCGGGAGATTATGGGAAACATTTATCACATCTTACGTTTTCAACCTATTTTAACCCACAGCAAATTTCGTTGACCGCATGGAGTTTGTTTAAAACGTATGATCAGCTTATTAAAAGAAAAGGCAATGACTTTCGTCAGTACAACCGCCGTTTGCTCGATGAGGCAATGTATGGTGCTGATTATCTGGTGCGTGTACAGGTAAAAGACGGATCATTTTACCGTTCGGTTTCAGCTCCCGGCCCGGGCAAAATGGCGAAAGACAGAGTCATTCAGGCAGAGGAGCAGAGCTATCGGATCAAGGAAAATAAAGACCAGGCATTTAGTGATACAGATAAGTCGGACAACTGGAAAAAGTACCAGGTTAGTTACCGGTCGGGTGGAGGCATGAGCATTGCTGCACTGGCAATCGCGGCCGCGCACGATTCTTCCGGAGATTTTAGCAATAAGAAATATTTATTGGCGGCTGAAAATGCATTCCGTTTTTTAGAAAAAAATAATGGAATGATGACCAATGATGGCAAAGAAAACATTGTGGACGACTACTGTGCGTTGAGTGCAGCTACTGAATTGTATAGGACAACCAAAAAGGATGAATACAAAATTGCGGCTGAAAAGCGCGCAGAAAGTTTGCTGGGCCGGCTTGTTTCATCTGAAAAATATAAAAACTTCTGGCGTGCCGATGACCATGACAGACCTTTTTTCCACCCATCAGATGCAGGATTACCGGTAGTAAGCCTGCTCAATTATTATCCTTTTGCTTCTATTGAATTGCAAGCCGGAATAAAGGAGGCAATCAAAAAGTCACTGACTTTTGAATTGGCCTTAACAAGTGAAGTGAAAAATCCTTTTGGATACAGCAGACAGTTAACACAGGATACATTGGGGATTCAAAAAACCACTTTCTTCTTTCCGCATGGAAGTGATGCATCTCCATGGTGGCAGGGTGAAAATGCAAGAATTGCTTCTATTGCAGCCGCTGCAAGATTAGCGGCTCCGTTATTTTCCTCAGATAAACCATTTCAGGATAGTCTTGAAAATTTTGCATTAAATCAGCTCAACTGGATTCTTGGATCAAATCCCTACAATACGTCGATGTTACAGGGTTCAGGATATAATAATCCGGCTTATGGATTTTTCGGAACTTTTGAATATACCAATGCACCGGGCGGAATTGTCAACGGGATTACTTCGGGGATTGACAATGAGGACGATATTGATTTCAATCTTTCATATGCCCAAACCGGTAAAGACAATGACTGGCGCTGGGCCGAACAATGGCTGCCGCACGCCGCTTGGTACTTACTGGCAGTATCTTCGGGGAGTATGAAGTAGGTTACACAGAGACTCACGGAAAGAGGAAGAGTGCCACGGAGAATATATCAAAACTCCGTGGTCCTCTTTTTTTCTCTGTGGCTCTCGGTGTAACATATCTGCCTTTGTCATTGTACTATTAACTTACCGGAGCAGGAACCAGAAATTGCATCAGCTCTGATAATATACGTGTTTTTTGCAAGAGCAATCTGTTTACTAACGGCGGCATCAGCATATCCTTCTTCATTGGTTATGCAGCTCGTTGTGTGTACGACGTGACCTAGCAGATTTACAATAGAAATATTTACCTTTTCATTTTTATCAAAGTTTTCCAATTTCAGATAAACCGTATTGCTATATGATGGATTTGGAGAAATTGTGATTTTTTTTATTCCTGCTTTCGTTTTCAAATTTATATAATCATCTTTCAAATCAGCACTTTTACGGCTTACGGCATTATTGTTCACCGCTATACCCTTAAATGTAGTACTGCCATTTGAGCCGCCCGTATAGTATAGGCTTCCGTTCAAGACAGCTGCAACTCCTGAATAACGTGTTACTGGCATTGGTGTAAGACTTGTCCAGATATTGGTAGCCGGATTATAAGCTGATACCAATGCAACACGCAGTTTGAGATGAACTGCCTCGCCTCCCAAAACTATTATTTGGTTTCCCATTACAACCACACTTGACGAAATGTGTCCCAGTCCATAATTGCCTGGTGCAGGCAAGTCCGCCAGTTTAGTCCATAAATTGGTCTTTGGATCATAAACATGCACATCTTTCTGCGTAACGAGGTGTTCATCATGCCCATATTGCCCGCCTATGTAATATATTTTTCCCTTGAACACTGTTGAGCCGGCGTGTTGCCTTGGATTAGGAAGAGGTGCCATAGCCTTCCAACCGGCTGTGATATCGTCGAGATCCAGTACATAATGGCTCGCCATGTCCTGTGTTCTTTGCAAATTTGTACCTCCAATATGATGTAATCTGCCGTTGACAAATTCCAGTTGTCCGGCTGCAAGTTTTATGGGGAGGTCAGGCAATTTGATATAAGTGTTGGAAGCCACATGATATTTCCACACCTGTTGAGTTCCGAATATCTGTCCGGTTCCGGTTGCATTGGAAGTATATCCGCCGGAAAAATATATATCGGTTCCATCCGTAGCTGTTCCGGCATGTGAAATGCCACCTAAATTGGTACCATTAGGTGTATGGGGTAAATCGGCAATGCGGGTCCAGGTATCGGCAACAGGATCGTAACCGTAGGATCTTTTAGTAGGAGTGAATGAGCTTTTCTGACTATCGAAGCCACCGAAGTTATACCATTTTCCATTGACTGTTTCACCTTGTGCTTCACTTACTTTAAAAGGTTGAAAAGCTGCCTTCGTCCAGTTTATCGTAGTAAAATCCTGGATAGGGTCAGTAGCGACTGTAATCCGCATGAGTACCGAAGCTTCATCCACAGCCAATTCGGTTGCTGCAACAACATTAAGCATATATTCTGACTGCGTGTGATGGTTTAACCGCTTGTTTACCAGAATTTGGCCGCTATTTTCATCAATGGAAAATGCGCCGTTGGTATTTCCTGATTGTATCCGGTAAGTAATTGCACCTCCATCAATTGCGGAAGCTCTGACTCTGCCTGCCAGCGAACCTGTCAATGAATTGTCATTGATATTAAAATTATAGGCGGAAGAATCAAATTGTAATATTTTGCTGACTGAAAAATTATTAAAGCTATATGTGACGGGTGTGTCAGCGTCCCGATGAGATGCTAATAATCCTGTATATGCTTTGCTGGCTGTAATTCCCATTCCGCTTAAACTGACTGATGAAAGGGGGTAATTGATCCCAACATTGATGTAAGTTTGGCCGCCGTCAGTTGAGTAAAAGCCGGAGCCTGCGTTTTTTGCCGGATCAATAATCAGTTTAAGCCCTACTGAATAAGTATGCAATCTGTTGATTGTTGCCGTGGTACGCTGGTCAACATTTGCAGAACCGATTGTTTTGTCGGAAACATCGTTTAACTCACGCCGGAGTTCAATTTTATTATTCGTGACCACCAGTTTAATGTATGTTTTATCACTTATACCAAACCAAATTCCTGCCTGCTGTCCTTTTGAACCATAAAATGGATTAATAATTTCAGTTTTAATTATCATTTTATCGCGTGAATCAACCATCACTCCCAAAGCATTAATCTGGTTATTGCTTGTCAGATAGCCAATTCCTTTATTCGACTTTAAATTTAGCTTGCCATCTGTAACCTTTAACGCCTCCGGAAGGTAGGCCGGAATAGCCGAATTAGGAGCTGTAATATCCTGTGCAAGCCTGGTGCCTGAATAATTCTGAACCATCGTAAAACCAGTGCCCAGATTATTCTGGTCTGTAATCGTATTGGCTACAGGATCATTAAAAAGAAGATTATAAGGTAAGCTGACCTGGATCTGATCGCAGGAAAGCGGACTTATAGGATAACAGCTTAGCGACCTGGCTGTCAGTGGAAATAATACATTGAATATTATCAGTACAATTAGTTTTTGAGTTCCTGAAAATAGCGATAGAAGCGGATGGTTGGTAAATCTGTTTTTCGACATAAGCTTAGCGTGTTAAAGTTTTTTCAAATTTTCTTTTCAATTTGAAATTACGCTATAAAACCTTATGCCAGAAGGCATTATTAATTTTAATTTAATTAGTTTGAGAATAAAATCTA from Dyadobacter sp. NIV53 carries:
- a CDS encoding ABC transporter ATP-binding protein; protein product: MGKQKFTLRAEAVSKNFGITSVLSAIDLALPAGEWLGILGESGSGKSTLLRILGRFLDADQGNVYFNGDVLPPVSGELIPGHESIKLIHQEFELFPNQTVEENIAYSLRFYDREYKKEKVEELLQITGLGYVRNQKAKLLSGGEKQRTAIAKSLAEEPDVLLLDEPFAHLDNHNRRVLADAIENLRQQQKMSCIFVTHEASDALAWSDRVAVLQFGKIIQIGTPQEIYNQPVNSYVAELTGDINWLAGNVQNKKAFIRPEKIKITKNPEKSKWYGTVDAIRFHGNHWEIRCTNEDGLLSFYRNRKDLEVGDMVHLTYAAKDLMHV
- a CDS encoding DUF5686 and carboxypeptidase-like regulatory domain-containing protein: MNKILLFLFFVAAGFFSKAYSQTTYIIKGRITDATSGDPIPFANIAVKASTSGAITNFDGFYQLKYTLPADSLLVTYVGYDTKSKAIAPNLAEQTIDIQLMPGSLQLREVRIFAGENPAYAIMRKIMANKKQNNQDNLGAYEYESYNKIQIDIDNLSDKFRKRKAIQKMTHIVDKYDEVKGEDGETVIPIFISESVSNVYYRNDPKKKKEIIRKTKVSGVGLTDGSLVSQLTGSSFQQYNFYNNWLNILEKDFVSPIAESWKVYYEYYLADSTSNGNRYDYQIDFEPKHEQDLAFSGSFWVDGESFALTQMDVSVGKRANLNFIDKIKIQQSYDYFETEKRWVPVKTRVLIDVDEPTKKTAGMLLKFYSSNSKYKINSPLDNKFYDTGIELMEDYMQHDSVFWAKSRPESLTPSEILSFQLVDSLKVLPVIKTYTEILNIFVNGYKKLDKWNIDIGPYLFLYANNAVEGHRFRLGFRTDPGFSRKWIFNGYGAYGTRDHEFKYGAGMDYIVSRKPWTMAGISYSKDLERLGVSAETIGPNTLFGAFSRFGAFRRPYWQEDISAYFKREMVKGLTGSVQLRHRNFIPLFPFAYRTTPDEGAESPLKSSFDITELNFELRLARKETFLAE
- a CDS encoding ElyC/SanA/YdcF family protein; translation: MKNLLKAIIFLVFICLVFILLCNFWIVYYTRQYNFFSIESLPSNDVALVLGTSRNTEKGKENLFFKYRMEATAHLFKEGKIKYIILSGNNDSQYYNEPLDMKKALLNLGVPENVMTLDYAGFRTFDSVVRCRQVFNQDNFTIISQNFHNARALYIARNEGINAISFAAQDVPDGYSFRTLIREYLARPKAVLDVHFLRPSADITSNNEITKKMKNQKEK
- a CDS encoding DUF5686 family protein; translation: MGNGNSPAVTFRYTAGIKNFLAGDFNYQKFSLNVKHSFRSGILGRTYYNLTLGYIPSTVPYPLLYTPLGNESLFYVDNAFNLMNYFEFISDRYIQLRMEHNFEGLLFNRIPAIRKLKWRMLATGKIFYGDVSNENLALTSSVDDAGNELQTFNRLNRVPYVELGYGIDNIFRFGRIDFIHRLTYLKNPQVTPFAVKISFWFSL